The genomic stretch TACCATAAAAGCACTAAAAACAAGGAGAAACTCAGAACTAAATTATATATCTTATTATCTAATGAattacaagaacatatatttataGTTATATGTTTACAAGAAATAAAGATAAGCTAGAGATAAAATAGGAAGATACGCTAGAGATAAAATAGGAAGATAAGCTGGAGATAAAACAGGAAGATAAGATATTCTACAacatgagagttgcagagatgagaatgttacggtggatgtgtggacatacaaggatggacatgataagaaatgagaacattagagagaaagtcgggttGCATCTATTCAGGGAAAACTCTGACACATTTAAGAAAGTatagacatgtacttagacgatcaataaacgttccagttaggcaatgtgaaactatgacaaatatgcacattaaacgaggaagaggaaggtcaaaaaagacttagttagaaacaataaaataagataaaatgtaCTTAAATTTAGATGATGATATAAGTAGAGGATAGAGTCCAATGAcgtagaaggatccatatagccgccCCCATAaagcttgattgttgttgttaatctctctatttcttgtACTCTAATTGATGGTTTAACAATAGAATATAATTCTTACATTTAAACATGTACATCAGAATCTATTTTTTGCCATTTTATCATAGATTGGAGCTACATGTGATTGCTCCAAGATGTAATACGTTTGCATTCTATCCATTTTGATAAAACCTCAAATATCCATTTTAACATTGTCATATctatttacttaaattttttttatatgtattattttatattaataacACTCTAATCAGTAGAGCAGGTCTTACAACAATCctataaaactctcttttaaccCTAAATGCTACACGTTGATTACATAAGACTCTAGGAACTCCATTACAAACATACTCTTTATCCTGATTAATGATACATTCATTAATATATccttaataataaatcaaaagatATTTGCAACTCTTATAGAACTTAATGCTTGTTTATCTTAGTTACtccctcaattttttttttctgtttattAACATTTGATTTCATACATTTAATTTCAATTCCACATTACTAAAACCTCtactttctaatttttttttccataaaGGTTCAAGTTTGGTTTATTTACACTCCCATAAATTAGAAGGGATATTTATGCTAATAAAATACACTAATTATCTTAAATGTTATTAGTGAGATCATTTTGTACATACACAAAAAGATATAAATTTAGAGCTAACCCTTGATGTTCAACCAACAATTACAGAAAGTTATTTTGCAACATTACTAAAAGTTCTAACACGCAAGGAGCCTATTATCATACATATCCTTtatcatattaatattattatagatattcttttttttttcctttataaaaCCCACCGCAATAATTATGTAGGGAATTGGGACTAACATATTATTTTTCTAGATAAACATTCATTGTATgcaattttttcttcttttcaatatttttttcattaaCTGTCTTATTAAAGAGGTAGCATCTGGGCTGATTCATCTGAGTATAAACTAAATTATTTTCTGAAATGTTTGTTTCCATCTCCTATCCTTCTCTTAATAAATCTTTCCTAAAGTTTGATGGTATAACTCAACTCCATCCCTTTAGAATTAGAGCAATGTTTATATATGacattttttaataaattgataCTAAACTTTTCCTCCATTTCTTTGTCATTTTCTTCATTCTTAAAACAATAACTTAGTTATCCAATATTTTGTGATAACTCTTTATCCTGGTTGCATGATATTCTTTGCCATTCTGCCCCATAAGAATGATATTTTTGTAAAGGAAGAGGGATTCTTGGAAAGCAGTAGAGACCATTTATTTGCTCTTTGATGAGGCTTATTACTATTAATACATCCAAAAGTCATAAGCCCCATGTTATTTGGGATTGACTAGATGGAATTAAGCTGAAAAGTCCATTTATATGGTCTTTGATGAAGTTCACTACAATAAACAGAgccaaaaaacatgaatctcaTATTATTCTGGGTTGACTACATGGATTGCTTAGTCTACCGAGCCATTGACCATCTCATCATTTGTATCAAGGTAATGCAAACTCCTTTCCCCTATCCTTGAACATCTCTGGCCTTGACTATAACTCCTTGCCCAACTAAGCTTGGTTGATAAACTGGGGGAACTGAAGCCTCAGCCTCTTGAACTCCACACTTGACATACTTTCTCTATCGAAGATAATAAATGTGAAAAATGATGCTTTTCTGTGGACAAGTCTAACATTGTATGCAGAATTTGCCATATTTTTTTATGTGCCTAAGATGGTCTTAAATTTACTTTCAAGATATTAAGTGATTAACATGCATGTCCTATGAATATCCTTGAAATTCGTTAATTTCTATCTCATTCCATGCAGTGGAGCATAGCATGATACTTGATTCCTGTACCTGTTTAATCCATTTTTACAATGCTTTCTACCATGTTCACGGAGAAATATTAAGTGTTTAATTCTGAGAATGCTCTTTAGTTCTTTTCATTCTTTCATCTGTTGTTTCATTTTCTGGAAGTTAGcagatttggtttctttgtacTTTCCTGTTCAGGTGCATAGATCTGTTCAAATTCTGAGAGATAAGCAAGAACTTGTTGAAACTCAAAAGGAATTAGCCAAACTTCAATTAGTGCAGAAAGAATCTACAGAGAAGAATGAGAATGCTAATGCTCGAGCAGCATCAGAGCCAAAAAGCCAGAATGACAAACCTGACACTGGAAACCAACAACTGGCACTTACTTTACCTCGTCAAACTGTTCCAACAGTCCTTCCCGCTGGAAATTCTCAGCCAGTCCAGCAATACAAAGAACTAGCTATACCCCAGCAAGCACCTGTGCCCCCCAATGTTCAACAAGACCAAATTATGACTAGCCAAGCTGCCAATTACTATGGTCAGCATCTAACAGTTCTTCAAGACCAACGCAGTCAACCTGTCCAGCCTGAGCAGCAGTACATGCAGCCGAGATCCCAGCTTCAGGACAGACCCATTCAGGCACCGCCACAGCTGCCAGTAAATCAGAACCAACCTCCATCTTTTCCTCAATACTTCCAACAACTGCCTCCACAGACAGATCAGCAGCTGCCACAACAAACTGCTGCACAGGCTCAAATCAGACCACCTCCACCATCATATACCCCTTACCCATCTCAACCTGTGAATCCCGCTCCTGAAATGTTTCCTAGCAGCATGCCTATGCAGGCTCCTAATCCAGCAATTCCACAGCCTGGAGGGATACGCCCCGAAGCTTTTGCATATGGTTATGGAGGGACAGGCAATTCGGTGTCACAGCCATCTCCACCTTTGCATCATGGCATGCAACAGTCAATGCAGCCTCCGGTCAGCCAGAGCTCCTTTGGGCCACAGCTAGGCAAGGGTGGTGGGTACATGGGCAATGCACCTTATCCACTGCCATCGCACAATATACAAGGCTACAACACAGCCTACAGCTATCCACCAAGCAACCTTCCATCTGCTAGGAACCAGTACGACTCCCAGTTCATCCGCAATCACCCCTATGGAGAAATGATTGAGAAAGCTATCAGCATGGGATTCGATAAGATTCAGGTTGTAAGCGTTGTCCAGCGGATGAGCGACAGTGGGCAGCCGATGGATTTTAATGCTCTGCTCGATAGATTGAATGGACAATCTGGTGGGATTTCTGCAAGAGCATGGTGAGAATAAATGGTAGGCGCttgcttctcttttttttttaaatcaatgtCGCCTGTACATTAATAATCTCACTGAGTTCATGGCGTTGTAGATACGATTTCTATTCTTAATGTCTGAACCTTTATCAATTTGTTACGTgaaatgtcgagagttaaacatccTATCGTGTGATTTGCTGGAGCTTGAGTTAAATTTGTAAAGGGCGGGGATAGAGTTTTATTCTGGGCGGACTTGGCTGTCCGAATTGGCATGGAGCAGCAGGAAGTTGTACATGGCTCCTACAATCCGTCTTCTTACTCGAGTTGAAATCTTTTCCTTCTCATGGGTTGATGATTCTTCTCTTTAAATGCCCTTTTATATATAGGAATGCCTTACCCGCGGCGCCCGAGTCCCAGGGCCTTTATATTAACTCTGGTAAGAGAGAGTCCACGGTCAATTTAGACATGGGTACGCAAGAATCTTTATATATATTCTGATTTAAGTCGGatataatccaaaacataaatttaaatggatttagtcatttagataaggaaaattgggttatGCATGACTTTGACTATGAATACTAGCGAAAACATGATTATCCGATCCACTGCAATGTAAACCTGCTAGCTCTATTGAATGCCAATGGTCTCGCTTCCTTTTcccgaaaataaaaagaaaaaaaaaaagatgttaGTTCTACTTCAAAAGGATAATATTAAAAGGTCAGAATCTGACccgttaaaattattttaataatatcatatgtatatattaattatatgtatATACATATATGTATTATGATTGAATAATAGAAAATTTTAGCTGGTCAGATTCTATGGGTTAATTGTGCACCGTGATCACTGATCAACATCAAGAGAGTTTTTCGAAAACCAGTAGTTCAGAAAACAACGATCTCGCAACACGCGTTTACCTCCCATTTAATGCACGACATGTAATCAGAGAACCAGGTGCTCCAAGTCTTAAACAAAAGCAAATTGCTCGCAATTATACAGCAGCAAAGTATGTTGTTGAAAGCATCGACTGATGGAGAAATGAAATGCATCTGCAGATATTCAGGAGCTATCGTCGAGCAGACTGCATCTGTTCAGATGATAATCTCGCGGGTAGAACAAGTGACTCAGCAATGGTTTTGACTTCCGCGATCATGGCGACCACGTCGTTAAGCCGATTCACAGCAGAACCCACGCCCTGCGATCCATTCAGATAATCAAGAACACAAAAGAATCTGAAAGAGTCTatatttctttcactagtagcagataatgattagattagaaagCAAAAGAACGCATACCACACCAGCTGCTCCTGCTGTTAAAGCCATAGGTGCAGTAACAGCGCTTAATCCAGATGAGCACATAACTGGAATCTGAACTGCTCGGGAAATGGAGTATGCAGCTGCTAGCGTTGGTGTGGCCTACATTTTAAAGAGGAAAAATATCACATTTTTCATCACAAGTGTGCTAAGATTTCTTATTCGTACTGTTGTTACCTTCTCGATCAAACCAAGGACACCAGGTTTTGATGGGCTTGAGTATTTCCCTCCTTCAGTTTGGATTATATCAGCACCTTCCTGTTCCAGCAACTCTGCTAGCTTCACCTTTTTAAATTGGAAAAAAACAACGAGAGATTGTGTTAGCGACAAATCTCAGTTTACGAGGATATAAATGAGCTACCTGATCAGGGAGACTAAGCATGTGTGGCACGGTTACAGACAGTGTAATGGATGGAAGAATCCTTCTAGTTTCTCTAGTGAGCTTTAGAATCTGACAATGGCACCACAGAATAGTGACGAGATAGAAATAGCTGAAAATACTCGAGGAACTGCAAGGAAAAATACGATCATGATTCATATACCTGTTCAGGGGAAAACTGAATTCCCATCTCGTAGAAAGAATCATAATTTCCAATTTCCACCTGCATTTAGCACAAGGATTTTAATGTTTGGTATGGCAGACAATCCGATCGAAACCAGTCAAGTTCATCGCATCCTAACCATTTGGgcacctgcttccactgcagaaGGAAATGCCAAAGGGTCCACAGAGGAAACACAAATCTGCAAGACCAAGATCATCATAAGAAAGAAGAGCTGTGGTATCTGCACAAATCAGTTTGTTTGACAAACTGATGCACTAAAAATGCTATAATGAAGACCCTGAAAATAAGATTACACGCAAGAATTACCGGTAGAGACGTCAAATCCAGAGCAAGCTCTACCAATTCCCGGTCACAAGCTATATCGACATGTGTTGCACCTCCCTGTCATTTACGCAACACAATGAAGCATCTCAATAGCCATTAAAAGGCAAATAGTCATGAAAGAGGGCACACCTTCTCTGCAGCTATGACTACGGAGGCAACCTTATCCTTGTCGAAATTTTGAAGCCCTGATATGATCTGCAAAATGGCATGACCAATGAACGCAAATTGCTAAGCTCAGCGAACTTAACGGAGAACTTAACCTTGAGTGCTCTCCTCTCGCGGAAGTCGCTGAGAACGGATTCCTTGGTGGTCGAAAGCGAGGCTCTCGGGACCGCAGAAGGCCGACGCTTCGGTGGGCGGCCGCCGCCAGTCGCCTGCCGAAGGTGGCGGACGGTAGTTTCGGCGCTTCCGTGGGGGAGATGAGAGGCAGCCTTAGGCAAGGATCGAACTGGGAGGACGACTGCCATCGCGGCTGCGTGAGCCATTTCTACCGGCACTTCTCTCCTCTGTTCTGCGTCACTTGGGGTACGTGAAACGAGATAAGATTGAGCCACTGttttttaaaaaaggattttcaaaaattttaaaatgactcTAAACAGAATTAATTGAGCAATATTTGAATACATTGGGCCATCATGGGCCAAACTAATTGGGCTTGAAAAGGataaaaaaacatgaagaaaatactATTAACGATACTTTACTGAACTAACTTGTCAAACTACATACGCAAGTTTAAGGTTTCTCATTTGGAAATATATCTGACTTTCATAATATTCAAGTCATAAAAgatattcttttctttctttcgttCTGTCTTTCTTTAGTAAAATAATCAcaagatttttttatatttttattatactcatttaaaaatttactGTTCTCAATTTATTATTTATCTTATAGAATTAAGATCTtagaatataaatatattaagaaGAATTGAAAGAGtacattaattttgatttaaaatgtcTCTAGTTTTATTAGTTAGTTTTCAATAGTTTCTCAATGTATTTATCGCCTTTGGATCTGAATTCAATAGCGTAAAGTGAAAATAGtgaattttttaatttgcaaagactaaataaaatttatcataaaacTCGTTGTAAAATATAGAACAATAATACTCACTAACTAACACTActaatttgaaaaatatcaaaattttgaattttgaattttaaaatttaaattttgaatgaaTAGaagtttaaatcaaaattaatatatttttggaAGTCTCTTTAATGTATTTATGTCTTTAGATTTGAATTCGATAGTGTAAATTGAGAGTAATACATTACAAATGTTTGGACTCCTgtttcaaaaaatattaaactttaaaatttttgaatactAAAATTAATTGATAGACCTAGAAAATTACAAACCATTTCAAACCAAAATTAATATATTCTTATAAGCTTTTTTTCAATGAATTTATACTTTCGGATAATAATGAATTTTGAATAGATATAGTAAAAATATAAAGAAATCTCATCTTTATTTAGTATTTAGTGAAAGAAATAGAAGAGCAAAGGCATATTTTGGGAATATGTTACCTGATTTAGATGTATATTATTCCTCTAATCATTGGAGCGGTGGATTCAATGTGAAATGAGTTGGCGCATCTAAAGAAAATCTAGTTGTGGATCACATTCGTACCACAAGAATAAGAGGGAGCTAGGAGATTTAGCAAAGTCAAAAGCATTTATCACGGGGATGGAGGAGCCACCTGCTACGCTTCTATTGTTTATGCCTTAACGTTCTTTGACTTGTATTGTGCCAGTTTGTGAAAACACTTGGATGGGTACCTTCATAAGAAATTGAATCCATCATATcactttttaatattaatttttcacATGGGGGCAAATTGTTGATTgacatcgatcgatcgatcgatcgtctGTCTGGCTGAGGAACGCTTGACTTGGAAGGAAAGATACGAAACACAATCAGACAAACTGACCTTAATTTGCACTCTTGTTTACCACTCAAACTAGCTATCTAAAATGTAATTTTAAGCCTTTTTTtcatcattatatatatatatatatatatatatatatatatatatatatatatataattaaaattttatgataatTGTAAAGGTCTTAGACTGTTGCATTAATTATTAGggttctaaaaaaaattctaagtttataTGGTAGCAAAAGGTAGTACCATGGTACTCTAAGGGGGCTTTGAATTTGTCCATATTTGGTTCtcttgatttttaatcatacatGATATATGATTCTAATATATTGGTCGTTGTCAAGCATCTTTGACCAAAAATGTTTGGCAATCGATTGATCATGGTCAAACATTCTTAAaattgttaaatatttttaacccaCCCAAAGTGTTTATTGATTCTAAAGCCCTCATATTCATGCCAAATAAACATCTAGTTAGTATCACTTTCAGTCAATTAGTTGATCAACTATTAGTTTGGACTATAGTAACAAAGTGGGTTTGGCAAAGGATGAATTTAAGAGATAGGTGTAGGGtaatgttgttggatgctcccttTAGATAAGAGAAAAGTGTTGTTATtccaattaataaaaataatttagattcTTTTTCTTTTGGCATCCGGTCAAGCGGCAATGCATTCTTCATGCCACTTTCTGTGGCCGATCAAGAGGCAGAAGAAACTAGCTAGGAATTAAGCCATTTCTCCATCTCCCTCATGCTGAATCATCAGCTTAATTCAGTCATTAATGGTGAAGAAGAGCCACTAACTAGGGCTTGGGCGTCAAAGACACCAACCGCCCTCCATCTACCAAGCATCTATCGATCGTCGTCTCGTATACCCGATCGATGCTTAGGCCTCACTTAGTCACTTCTGACGTCGACAACACCGTGAAACTAAACGTAAAATCCAACTCCCTTCCGTGGTTTCCTTTAGTAACCAGTCAACAATGTCAGGCCCGCCCCCCTCTCCTTGTCTGCTCATTTCCTTTTCATGTCTGCTTTCAGAAAAAAGTTTGTGTCAGAAAGCATATATATTTCAGCAAAGGGTAGCCGTCATCTTCGCGGCTCATTCAGAACACCCCACGTTTTCTAAAGAGAATAAATTATCATTTATCTTTATCTTAATACGGCGGTCCTTTACTTAAAGAGGTTTGACACCCAGTGAAGAGAAAGAATACATACAGTACACGAGATATATAGCTTGATATAGGCTAACCAACATTTAATATACGTATAGAATAGAAATACATGCACCAAATTCTCGTCCGTTGTCTTCCTTGCCGTCATATTTACCGGTTGTAGGATGATACGGTGAATACGGAGGGGCTTTTGAGTCGGATCAAAATTCAGAAGATCAACTGATATAACAATTAAAGTTAAAAAAGAGTCAATACTTAGGATCAACATAGTTGATCATCTTAGTCGAGAGGTTATTTGACCAGACCCTTGGATTGATCGAATTCCGAGTCCCTCACTACTAATGACATCCAAGTTAGTACCATCTAGATCGAGCTAGGTCCTCTGCATCACTCGAAGATAACACAGTTAACTATTTTGATTGAGTAATTTAGTCGATCGGACCTATAATCCAATCGGACAAATTAGACACTTAGTTCGACCGAACTCTAGGCCAAACGGAGACGCCGAGTGAAGAACGAGTCCTCGATAACATTCCTCAACTCCAACTTGGTTGTCCTTGCAAACGAAAGCTCATTGGGCTATAGAAAGGACTTAGTCAGTTTACCAGCTAATCATACTAAGGGTCCCTCAACCCAACGACCTCTTATTCCTTTTTTGATATTTTGTACAACGGATGAATGATAATAGTCCATATGCAAGTTGTACACTAGAAGCTTCCACTCTGCCAAATAAAGGGATAACGGGTCCATTTTGGGAAAGGTTAAAGCATCTTTATAGcttgtctttttttttataaatatcttgagattttttaacaaataaatagtaACACTTTAAAAGGGAGCCTCCATGTCTCCAGAGCGTAACGCAGATGATGGACGCATGAGATCTCTGGCGTAATGACCAGTGATCGATTCTTAGGAACTGATGACCTGGGATTTACCCCAtgatgcgcctatggcctgtgtacttacatgtacctccctccatatccttGGGGCCGATACTAGGGGGCCGCTAagatagcggatctacctttttcaaAAGGGGGTCTCCATCTATAAGTGCAGATACGCTACACATACACGATGCTATGCAATTTTACACACCCATAACCACTGTTCATTACCTTCGgcgagatcactgacttgagtgtcggagtgcCTGCGCTGGGACCTCTCCCTAGCCCGATTATTGAAGTTCCTTTTGACACGTAGGACCATGCAGAATCACTTTTTTCAACTACGAGTCTTCCCCCAATCAACATTAGAGCCATTTGCTAGTGCGTCATCTCCCCGCTTTTGAATAGGTTTAAATTTGACGTTGTCAGTAGGAATCTTTGCCTGCATCTTAAACGTGAAATGGACGAGACTAGACGACTCACCATAGTAACTTTGTCGATCGAAAGAATATTTGGAACTGCTAATAGCCGCCCGAGCTACTAGATTGGTGCAATAATAACAACCAACATTGAGGTGTCCTCTTCCCAACAACCCAGCTATATCTGCGACCGACCCTCAGGCTGAGCACAGGATTTGAGTAGAAGGCCCGACCAGGTTCCAATTGATCCTTCCTCCCCCGGTCACCTTCCCGCAAGTACCAGTGCATCTGACTAGCCTCCCGCCTATGCCCCCATCGCCGATCGCATATCACCAGACACTATTTCTCACACCCCTTGATTATATGGGCCAAATGGAAAAGCCACAAGGATTGTCTTATGAAAATGCACCTATTCATGACCTTCAGAAAGGTAAAGCTCTGATAGCCAGCGGCTCTCCCGAGCAGGCAAGCATGTCGTTCTCCCAAGAAATTTTGGAAGATAAATTGCCAAGTCATTTCCTACCCCTGTCGATCGGAGAATATGGAGGAGCGACTGACTCGGAGAACCACTTGCTTAAATTAAAAAATGTAGCTATTCTCCATCAGCACATGGACGAAGTCAAGTGTTGAGTGTTCCTCACTATCCTCTTTAGTTTGACACGGAAATGGTTCAACCGACTCCCGACCAAGTCCATCTATTGCTTCAAGGATTTCCACAAGGAATTCCTTCATCATTTCGCCAATAGCCACCGCTACTATAATACGACATTGAGCCTATTCTACCTCAAACAAGGGCCCAAAGAGACGCCGAGGGCTTACATGAGGTGGTCATGGATGTCCCTTTGGCTACCCTAGAAATTCTAgtgagcgccttctcccaaggGCTCATAGATGGTAACTTCTTCCGATCTCTCATTAAGAAACCTTCGAAGGACTTCGACCATCTGCTTAGGCAGGCCACCACGTACATCAATGTGGCATAAGCTCAATCCACTCAGAAGAAGGAGGTTGCCCCCCTTCCACTCCTGCCTCTGTTCCTGAGTGTGAGCTCCTCCTCTTACTCTGCCGCCTAAAGGACCCCGATTGGGTCACACGTCATATCACCATGAGTAGAGGTAGAATGCAATCCATCATGTAGAGGTCTAGTAGATGCAATTTCCTAAGTCTTGTCATGGACTCTGATGTTTTGTACATACTATCGGTTGAGAACGCATAACACTGAAGATTGCTATCAGTATAATCAAGAAATACAGTGAGTGACCAATCAGGGGTTTCACCAACAATCACCTTTCCCTAACCGTCAATGTCATTACCGACCGAATGGACCCCCAAGGTGAAGCTTTGAGAAGGCCGATCGAAACCAATAGTGATCCCAACAAAGAGATAACCAAGGGTTGGATCGGGCCTCTATAGAATAGCCCAGCTAGCTGACTCGAGGAGAAGAAAATTGTAGCAATGTCACTCAAGGCAACATTGGTATGATAACGGGCAGTTCGACCGATAGTGATTCCAATTGGGTCAGGAAGTAGCACGCTCACCGCCTGAAGATTCATACAATCAAGTGCAGTCAGGAGAAAGCACAAGGACCAGAGATCAATTTGGTCCCAAGGACCTGGGGGCATGGAGATACCCCATGATGACACTGTAATTATTAAGGATATTATAGCCAATTATGATATACACCGTACTTTTATTGATATAGGAAGCTCTGTAAATATTATCTTTAAAAATGCATTTGAGTAGCGACAGATAGATAAAAGCGAGCTATAGTCGATGATGACACCTCTTTATGGGTTCACTGGCAATGAATTACAACTGATTAGATAAATCCTATTGGCTATCTCTCTCTGGGAGGACCCCCCTAATGGGACCTACCAGTCAAACTTTATTATGGTAGATGCACCTTCAGCTTATAATGTAATTTTGGGCCAATCGACACTGAATGAGTTCCGAGATGTCGTCTCTATATTCTGCTAGATGATCAAATTCCCGGTTGATGACTCGGTCGGCCAGGTAAAAAAAGATCAACTGGTG from Zingiber officinale cultivar Zhangliang chromosome 5B, Zo_v1.1, whole genome shotgun sequence encodes the following:
- the LOC121985785 gene encoding altered inheritance of mitochondria protein 3-like, which gives rise to MASGGSSGRPAASGSRSFDFGSDDILCSYDDFAAQDTSIGKRSDPPGKDLHENSMGRPLLSIYEQDEYSREGVLSSVEKCMKKYADNILRSLDGVSGRLSQLEIVCYKLERSVSELRADFIHDQSEKDVKFKSLEKHLQEVHRSVQILRDKQELVETQKELAKLQLVQKESTEKNENANARAASEPKSQNDKPDTGNQQLALTLPRQTVPTVLPAGNSQPVQQYKELAIPQQAPVPPNVQQDQIMTSQAANYYGQHLTVLQDQRSQPVQPEQQYMQPRSQLQDRPIQAPPQLPVNQNQPPSFPQYFQQLPPQTDQQLPQQTAAQAQIRPPPPSYTPYPSQPVNPAPEMFPSSMPMQAPNPAIPQPGGIRPEAFAYGYGGTGNSVSQPSPPLHHGMQQSMQPPVSQSSFGPQLGKGGGYMGNAPYPLPSHNIQGYNTAYSYPPSNLPSARNQYDSQFIRNHPYGEMIEKAISMGFDKIQVVSVVQRMSDSGQPMDFNALLDRLNGQSGGISARAW
- the LOC121987832 gene encoding uncharacterized protein ycf23-like yields the protein MAHAAAMAVVLPVRSLPKAASHLPHGSAETTVRHLRQATGGGRPPKRRPSAVPRASLSTTKESVLSDFRERRALKIISGLQNFDKDKVASVVIAAEKGGATHVDIACDRELVELALDLTSLPICVSSVDPLAFPSAVEAGAQMVEIGNYDSFYEMGIQFSPEQILKLTRETRRILPSITLSVTVPHMLSLPDQVKLAELLEQEGADIIQTEGGKYSSPSKPGVLGLIEKATPTLAAAYSISRAVQIPVMCSSGLSAVTAPMALTAGAAGVGVGSAVNRLNDVVAMIAEVKTIAESLVLPARLSSEQMQSARR